The following are encoded together in the Weissella soli genome:
- a CDS encoding phosphate ABC transporter substrate-binding protein → MSNRYAIKTTAALVAGAVLISAATPAVAVHAASGSKVLAVGSTALQPLAQQAAEMYQEAHPKTTVTIQGGGSGTGLSQVGKAGVTIGNSDIFAEQKDGVDASKLKDHKVAVVGITPVVNKDVNVKNLTTKQIQNIFSGKVTNWKEVGGQDEKIVLINRAEGSGTRATFEQSIMGNAKTATAQEQDDNGAVQKIVGQTKGAISYLAFSYTKGTAAENLKTVKIDNVAPKYKNVKNNKWKIWAYEHMYTASNVNSATKKFIKFMSSKAVKTKVVKKLGYYPVSKMTVKKDADGKVTTIK, encoded by the coding sequence ATGTCAAATCGTTATGCAATCAAAACAACTGCGGCTTTGGTGGCCGGTGCCGTCTTGATTTCAGCTGCAACTCCAGCTGTCGCTGTACATGCCGCTTCTGGAAGCAAGGTTTTGGCCGTTGGTTCAACAGCCTTGCAACCACTTGCGCAACAAGCTGCTGAAATGTATCAAGAAGCTCATCCAAAAACAACCGTTACTATCCAAGGTGGTGGTTCAGGTACCGGATTGAGTCAAGTTGGTAAGGCTGGAGTAACGATTGGTAATTCAGATATCTTTGCTGAGCAAAAAGATGGTGTGGATGCTTCTAAGTTGAAGGATCATAAAGTTGCCGTTGTTGGAATCACACCTGTTGTGAACAAGGATGTCAACGTTAAGAATTTGACTACCAAGCAAATCCAAAATATCTTCTCAGGTAAGGTAACGAACTGGAAGGAAGTTGGTGGCCAAGACGAAAAGATCGTTTTGATCAACCGTGCCGAAGGTTCAGGAACACGTGCTACTTTCGAACAATCAATCATGGGTAACGCTAAGACAGCTACTGCTCAAGAGCAAGATGACAACGGTGCTGTTCAAAAGATTGTTGGTCAAACTAAGGGCGCAATCTCATACTTGGCTTTCAGCTACACTAAGGGTACTGCAGCTGAGAACTTGAAGACTGTTAAGATTGACAATGTTGCACCTAAGTACAAGAACGTTAAGAATAACAAGTGGAAGATCTGGGCTTACGAGCACATGTACACTGCTTCAAACGTTAACTCAGCAACGAAGAAGTTCATCAAGTTCATGTCTTCTAAGGCCGTTAAGACAAAGGTTGTTAAGAAGTTGGGCTACTACCCAGTTTCTAAGATGACTGTTAAGAAGGACGCTGATGGTAAGGTTACTACCATCAAGTAA